The Vanessa tameamea isolate UH-Manoa-2023 chromosome 8, ilVanTame1 primary haplotype, whole genome shotgun sequence DNA segment catttttttaaagtataaatcttAGACAAAATTAACTACCCAAACTAAACTAATATGACATATCTTGATAGGACGGTGTTGCCTGTAATAATAAACGTTGTTATAATTCCGCAGCATgacaaagatttttatattatctgtcggcctttactaaaaaacttaaaacattaaGACACATTGCACGACCAAATTACAACATCTAAAAAGAGAAAGCGAATAATTTACAACACTCATTCATTTTATCTATACTTAGAGATTAaacttacattataattacttattattattaaaatcaatcgaTTCTAAAAAACGAAACgatcacaaatattaaaattcatatctgTATATCTAATCAACTTTGTATAAGGATAGCACACAAtacttagttatatataaaaaatatattgctcaGGGTTTCAGTGGGTCGGTTTATCAAATCAGTACACGTTGGATGCCTGTAGATTACTTCTattataagtttgtataaaatactaaGAAAACCAACACaatcggctcgaaataaaattaatcattcaattttatttattaacattttgttCCCTTTCTTACACACTGCCcgtaaaatttcaaaaacagaatttactaataaaactttaattaattaacacaattatgaaaatatatatagctaacattttaattatttcttttcgaattcaattattaaaattatttgcctaatttaataattataatcactcgtctttatgtaaataaataattaataaatctcttAAATACCTTATTATACGATACgctaaaatgtatacataaacatttttaaaaaatcttatttactagtgatatgttaattttgatttgatatgtatgtattacattGATATGTTCATCACAACGATATGTAATGTTTCGTCTTTGGTAGATTAGTTGATGGATTAGTTGATCGACTAATCGGATTGTATAGTTTAGTCCTCAGGCCAGCCGAGGTCTTCCCCGATTAAATCGTAAAATCGTTGATTGTGCTGGACAAAGAATTTCCGTAACTTAGTGACGACTGCAGGGTCCACCCGAGGGTGCTTGCGGCCTTTTGTCTCCCGGAGGCACTTGTCCGTGGTGTCGTTACGCAAGCAGTAGAATCCTTTAGTTTCGTTGAAGTAGAAGTTTTTTCTTCCTGTTGTTAAACAATACTCCAGGATAAAAATTGCAAAAGTAAGACAGAAATCTCGAGTCTTGAGGTCGGTCGAAAAACTTTTGTTGTAAGGATGTCAAGAGTTCTCACCGAGGTAACTGACTTCTCTACCCGCTCGAaatgttttttcattaaaaatttgacaaaatatttgattgttcataatttattaaattattttactacgtATTTCGTTCGTCTTAGGCATgttcattaacataatatatgtaatttaataaaaaaattgatacctattccttaaaacaatatttataaagtcaatCTATGTATGTAAATCTTATGTAAAAatgacgtatttaaaaaaatgtgttaggCTACTATTTCTCTTAAGATAAAATGTCATAATCACCTATTTTGTGCTCCAATCCAAGAAATCTTTCGATGCGACGCAGCTGTGGCACCGGATCTTCAATCAGCTGATCGCCGTTCACGACCAAAATCTGTTCCCGGGGGAATACTTCGAGCCATCGATGAAGATACGCGTGGTATAAGGATATAGCTATTGGCCtatgaagaaaataatatcataaggAAAAAAGTCCAGATATCTAAGTATGAGATAAACTATtcattattctatataaaaatgggTTTTAAACAAGGTTTtatcaaaaatcattttttattaacaaaatatagtcAAGTAGATAGTATTACATTTAAGTAAGCTACGGCAAAGTCGCGATTCTAGTTGTAACCCACATGAGCCTGTAATTGCTAGGGCAAGTTCCGTATCGACATAACGACGTCAAGTCTTGTAAGAACGGTGAATGatgaaatataatgtaattcaattgaaacaataaaatatttatatagcctAGCAGTTATATACTTCTAAAGAACTCAACTAATTTCCACGCATCGTTCACGATACATCCTCCAGATAGATGACCTGCATTGACTACTTGGAAATCCTTTTttctaagtatatattaattgtaattccGTAGTAAATGCCTTAGAGATTCATACAttaacgtttttatattttaagtgtaaaaaggaaaaaattaactagtctcataaacataatatgaaaGGAAAAATTATATCAACGGTTCGGCAATCTCGCCGTTAATCAGAAAAACTAAACAAGAATAGCACTAGCGTTAGAGTCTAAGGTTAGTatctgaatattaaaattgtctagACATTAGGCTAAAATAAGATCCTCACCTATAGGCGATATTTATAGAACCATCAGGTGCCAACGCGAGATGTTCAAATGGTTTCGCAGCATCAGGTAGTGGATGGCCCACGAGGGACACCGTCGGTGCCGAGGGTGTGGCTCGACTGCGTAGCTGAGTATAGTCAGATATGGCTCGTGTCACTGGTTCCCGCACTATGAGTAACAGACGCACCGATGAATTCATCGCACGCACCCTTTCTGgtacctataaaatattttccatgaaCTCCTTTTTCATAGAacagttacataataataaggaaaattttatCAACATGAACCATACAGAATATTTACATATCACAAAAGACTTACGTAAATATATTCAGatcaaaattcaattttaatattttcactatTATGCTAAACGAGCGAATAAATTTCGCAGAACTTTTAGAATGttctgaaaatattttcgaCGGTATAAttggtttaattaattattacatttacgtAATTGAGTCGGTAAAAACTGTATGTTCatcttataaaaacatttttagttaaattacaagattttttaaggtaaatatgaattattcataATGATAAACTATGTTTATAGCATGCGTAACATTTCTTTTTCCCAATTAGCTACAGTTTACGAATTGGTACGATTGTTTTCGTAATAAGCCTTGCCAAGAAATGCCATGTAATATTTACTCAGTAAACAAACCACGACACGCTATTTATTCCTTACCTCGGGGGTAACGAAGTAGCTTGGACTTTTTTCTATAGTTATTTGCCCTTTAAATGAAAGAGGCATTTTGCTTCGATACCATTCTAAGCCGAGGGCGTAATTTTCATCACGGTCGAAGAAATGCACTTCTCCTGACGCCTTTTGTACCATAGGATGTAGATACAGCATTTCTAAGAGAGCACGGGTTCCGCATTTACGAACTCCAATGATAAGTGCCtgcatgaaaaatataataatcataaatgattataatatattatacattgttGTGAGCAGAGTCTTTTCTAtgggaaaatatttatatctgagAAGATCGATGGGAGTTATAAAGTctattatttgttgttatactCTCTAATTGTGGTGTTGGAGTACAAGTAGCACTTATGTAGCTTATATTGGCGGCAATTGCCAGATGTCAGTGCAGAAATATATGTGTCAAGACGTTTATACCTGCGGGAGTCGGCGGGCAGGTCGCGGCGCGCGTGGCGGTTTTAACCTTTTTCTTAGAGCCATAGGGTGGCTTATTGTACGACTGCTCTCTTGACTTTGTAATATCTTACGGCCTTCGCTGGCAGCTGACGCCATGCTCGCCGCCTGTGGAAATACACCACTTGATCTCGCTACCTTCAAAATGTAGGAAACATTTCATTTTGGGATAGAAAAGCAtttgaaatactattttatttttaacaatgtaacaaggttattttctttacattatactgtggaatatatattttaaattcaataatctaTATTACTCTTCTTAAAACCAGCTAAAACTAAAATCAGCATCTTTATCGTATCAAAAGGAAAGGTTGACTATTTAAGTCGTTTCGAGTGTTTACAATGACGAAGGACGACgaattataatcttaaaattcTCGGATGaacgtacaaaaataatatcatttagaGAATTCGGTAACTCGTTGACTCGTAAAAACATGTGCTCGAAAtcgcgatttaaaaaaaataaaaaatagttttctataGAGGCTTATGCCCCTATAGAAAActatttcaattcattttttaGTCGAGTTAAGATTGATGACGATATAAGATTTGGTCGTTGTTTATATTTCacgaaaaatatttctcaagaTACTCAAAATTcgcaaaatttgtttaaaaaattgaatatctgtcaatttaataaattcgtgAGTGTAAACATGGCGAGTTAACCTGTATATGTCGGATAAAAACTTAAACTACATCTATATCAACCGCAAttgatcagcgtggtggaatgagctcAAAGCTTTCTCttcgaaaaataaatgtagGACTTTGTcgaacagtgggacatttatagaTTGTTAATTTCAAAAACCTTCATATCTATAAATAGATATCTATATCTCATTCTCTAAATAGATATCTTCGAAttcataaatcaatcaaaatgtactttattcaagtaggcttttacaagcacctttgaatcgtcattgaacaaactatattaagtgaagctaccatcggttcggaatgcagattctaccgagaagaaccgacaaaaaactccgtagttactcattttcaacatttaaaaagtcatgttagttaaaaacaattacaacgcttattaaatatagatatctCCAACACTTTCCAGATGTAAAGCTTAGTTTATAGCGAATTGGTATTAATATTCAACCAAGAACTTCCATTCCGCACAAAATACAAttgatttgtattttcattGCAATTCTTGAAGGACCTTGTAATAAGAGCTGTAGTTGTGTATCTTATCTAACCGGTTTGTTCTTCATTGTAGACACAAATCAGTGAAGCAGTTTCCATTAGTGCATAGCCTTTGTAGTCGTTCCAATGCGATTCATCATTTAACATACACTTTAACTGAGTGTATCTCAATCTGTGATCGTCGAAAATATGATGAACTAAGATGTAGTTTACCTTCTCTCTCATTTGAATGTTAGGTTTTTTTGTaagcatttatttacatatataagttCCCTTCTTAGGATATATTGATTATGTCTACTAAGGCGATTACATTTTTGTACCAGCTGCCTGCCCCAACAtcgtacgggtaaaattcatacaaagtcaCCCCTCGCATTCCCCCTTTTAAGTCGAAATTTCCGAAAATCCTCTCTTATCCATcgcttgttataaaataaatttatattcctCAGATTTTTAGATTTAGTCAAGGCAagcgattttataaatataaatatttatatctgaatTAAGATCACGCGGATGGACCAACTGATAAAATATGTACGCGGGGCCAAGGCAGCCCATATTTCAGAACCCGCAAATATTAGCCATAGATTACCGATTCAAAACTGAATTTGTATGTACTTAATTTCTGTtcatgattcatctcgtgctcaatgGTGAAGGAAACCCTAATGAAGAAGCTTCAAATGTCGAAAACAATTGCCATATATATACGTAACAAGTCACGTAGGATCCACGTAGTCCAATAACCTCCAAACCTTCCCAAGAAGAGGTGACCTTAACGGCAGCCATTGACCTTCAGTCATTTACACAGTCGCCAACAAAGTAAGGGATATAATAAGAGGATTCTAGCACTTAATATCCTCTTGGGTTAATTTCACTGGTTTTTCTATTGTTCATATGACTTTATTTCATTCCGATAAAATCCGTCAATCAAGATACTGAGTTCGACTTAAAACAAGCACCTAGTTACTGAGTGGAGATCCGGTTAACAGTACAGATAACAAAGTTATCATTGTTTTCATtgttcaaacaaatattaactaaacaaatactAGTATTAAAGGGTACAACTACGGAATTGGACCCAATAAAAGACGTACCGAGGTAGATATgtattgtatacatatgtacatatttatattgttagcaGGTGGACGGGCGAACGGGCTACCTGATCGTAAGAGGTCACCTCCGTCCATACACATTGACGccataagaaatgttaattattccGTACATCCCCTATGCGCTACAAACCTTGGAAACTAGGGTGTTATGTCACTTTTGTCTCCGTCACCCTTTTACCTGGAACTCAACAGcaacaagtattgctgtttggtggtaaaatttGATAAGTGGATGATGCCTACACAGTCAAGGTTGCATAAAGCAATCAATTAAACCAAGTTAATTTTTGAACAAGGCAATAATAGTTCAACTAAggatataaatgaatgaatactGTAGAACTTAAAGTATTACGGTCGAAGCagatttatcaatttattttcattattaacgtATTAAATAGTACAACTTAATAGTACAACTTAAGTACAACTTAATagtacaacaaaatatttataacgaaatatcttataactatataaaaaaatatatttgttcgaTTATCGTTGGCAATTGTTTTTAGATTCGCGAgtctttttatatgatattgtttacaaagaaaattaaataatattacaaagcaaaccgaaataataatatattagtattagccTTATTGATCTATATAAGACTTTGTACAGCTAGGTTATTTGTAATATGGCCATGTAGACGTTATCATAGTACTACCGCTATATATCGTAAAGTGCCTGTAACTTCGAGGTAATTCAACAACGGTGTCATAAATTCAGGATAAGGTAGCCCATGTATGTATGCAATATCCCAATTGAAATCGTAAACCGTTTCATTAAAGATTAAAATGGTTTAAACGTATATACTGCTATCTATTTGATGGTATCTTAAAGCAGGTGGAAACATTACGGCTTCAGAAAATAGAGACTACGAAAGTTCACAGTAGGGCTTGGTCTGACACGCCCATCACGTAGTCATCATGAACGTAACATCGTACCAATGTTAAAGATACAGGCTGTTTTACAAGATAAttcattttagaattaaaataaaatgttttttttttaaacaaagaatagtaaaacttttttgtgttttttttaatcatttattttaagacaCTGATTTACTATTTATTGCCAGACAGTTatgtagtaatatataaatatcgcaaCATACGTTTtagttaatatacatttaaagtcACTTTGATAATGAAACTAATGAAGCATGAGCTTCATGCTTAAAAGCTTGTTTATTTCCGTCTCTAAAATTGCAtcgtcaatttatttaaaatttatctgaaGACCTTACAGGTTCATTAAGTTCCTTTCAACACTGAGGACTGCCACTCTGGACGTTATCAGGAGAACAAGATTTATAAGTATCCTTAACCAACACTGAATCTCAATAAGATAAGATAAATCTtcgaaatcttttattttttaacactcGTGaagtgaataatattaaaattaaattattccttacataAGGACAATCTATGCTCTGTAAGATTTTAGTACAAATTTTTTGAGTACGTTTGGTCGCTTAAACCTTTACACCATtacaagaatttatttattaaaaaaattacaacgctTCTTTAAATCTAAGAAAGGATATTTTttctaagatattttattcacaTGTTTCTTAGAATTTACCATAttgtttagaaaataaaaattataattagttattcCAAATAGACcacatatcatattaaaatttataaatatgaataacttAAATCATTTGCtttattaacctttttttatgtaGGTCGTTCGGGTTGTCTACCTGATAGTAACAGCGTCAGCGTACAGCCATCGCTGTATTCTTTACAccgccaatgtgccactaatcttgggaactaagacgctATTCCCTTGTTCCTGTACTGGCTCATCCTTTAAATACAAcgataataagtattgctgtttactGGTAGATAATATGATGACGATCATCAAAGAGAATATCCCAAAGCTGGACGCAGGCCTCCTCTCCATGTGAGTAGAAGATTTGCAACTTATACCACCACACAACTCCAAAGCAGGTTGGTGAAGACGAATGTGGCAtttcatgaataataataaatttataaatgaatcgCATCAAAATTCAGTAATATCTGAGTGTTCgacaaatgtaaaaaagaatataaatttatttaatatttaatttaaagtgtaatatttcataatggACAACATAGTGAACGGCTTTACCTGTTTTGCGGGTGAATCGATAAACAATGCAAAGGCCGAAAGAGTACTTAAAAACGTCATTAaagaaaataa contains these protein-coding regions:
- the LOC113400054 gene encoding heparan sulfate glucosamine 3-O-sulfotransferase 1 — translated: MESRAQMSQSLPTKHHRPEANYRSCSQSLPLDILWLPRSSFRPAEGELADCVLVVGVSRPKLAAALLSVTLLSLFLTFHVLYDSALYSIQAASMASAASEGRKILQSQESSRTISHPMALRKRLKPPRAPRPARRLPQALIIGVRKCGTRALLEMLYLHPMVQKASGEVHFFDRDENYALGLEWYRSKMPLSFKGQITIEKSPSYFVTPEVPERVRAMNSSVRLLLIVREPVTRAISDYTQLRSRATPSAPTVSLVGHPLPDAAKPFEHLALAPDGSINIAYRPIAISLYHAYLHRWLEVFPREQILVVNGDQLIEDPVPQLRRIERFLGLEHKIGRKNFYFNETKGFYCLRNDTTDKCLRETKGRKHPRVDPAVVTKLRKFFVQHNQRFYDLIGEDLGWPED